The proteins below come from a single Mustela erminea isolate mMusErm1 chromosome 14, mMusErm1.Pri, whole genome shotgun sequence genomic window:
- the EXOC8 gene encoding exocyst complex component 8, which translates to MAMAMSDSGATRLRRQLESGGFEARLYVKQLSQQSDGDRDLQEHRQRIQALAEETAQNLKRNVYQNYRQFIETAREISYLESEMYQLSHLLTEQKSSLESIPLTLLPAAAAAGAAAASGGEEGGGGAGGRDHLRGQAGFFPTPGGASRDSSGPGEEGKQRTLTTLLEKVEGCRHLLETPGQYLVYNGDLVEYEADHMAQLQRVHGFLMNDCLLVATWLPQRRGMYRYNALYPLDGLAVVNVKDNPPMKDMFKLLMFPESRIFQAENAKIKREWLEVLEETKRALSEKRRREQEEAAAPRAPPQVTSKASNPFEDEEDDEPAVPEVEEEKVDLSMEWIQELPEDLDVCIAQRDFEGAVDLLDKLNHYLEDKPSPPPVKELRAKVDERVRQLTEVLVFELSPDRSLRGGPKATRRAVSQLIRLGQCTKACELFLRNRAAAVHTAIRQLRIEGATLLYIHKLCHVFFTSLLETAREFETDFAGTDSGCYSAFVVWARSAMGMFVDAFSKQVFDSKESLSTAAECVKVAKEHCQQLGDIGLDLTFIIHALLVKDIQGALHSYKEIIIEATKHRNSEEMWRRMNLMTPEALGKLKEEMKSCGVRNFEQYTGDDCWVNLSYTVVAFTKQTMGFLEEALKLYFPELHMVLLESLVEIILVAVQHVDYSLRCEQDPEKKAFIRQNASFLYETVLPVVEKRFEEGVGKPAKQLQDLRNASRLIRVNPESTTSVV; encoded by the coding sequence AGGCGCGGCTGTACGTGAAGCAGCTCTCGCAGCAGTCGGACGGGGACCGGGACCTGCAGGAGCACCGGCAGCGCATCCAGGCGCTGGCGGAGGAGACGGCGCAGAACCTGAAGCGCAACGTCTACCAGAACTACCGGCAGTTCATCGAGACAGCCCGCGAAATCTCCTACCTGGAGAGCGAGATGTATCAGCTCAGCCATCTGCTGACCGAGCAGAAGAGCAGCCTGGAGAGCATCCCGCTCACCCTGCTGCCGGCGGCCGCCGCCGCTGGGGCTGCCGCGGCCTCCggcggggaggaagggggaggcggCGCGGGGGGCCGAGACCACCTGCGGGGCCAGGCAGGCTTTTTCCCCACTCCCGGGGGCGCCTCCCGCGACAGCTCGGGCCCCggcgaggaagggaagcagcgCACCCTTACCACCCTGCTCGAGAAGGTGGAAGGCTGCAGGCACCTGCTGGAGACGCCGGGGCAGTACCTGGTGTACAACGGGGACCTGGTGGAATACGAGGCCGACCACATGGCCCAGCTGCAGCGGGTGCACGGCTTTCTCATGAACGACTGTTTGCTGGTGGCCACCTGGCTGCCCCAGCGGCGGGGGATGTACCGCTACAACGCCCTCTATCCCCTGGATGGTTTGGCCGTGGTCAACGTCAAGGACAACCCGCCCATGAAGGACATGTTCAAGCTGCTCATGTTTCCCGAGAGCCGTATTTTTCAGGCGGAAAATGCTAAAATCAAACGAGAGTGGCTGGAAGTGCTGGAGGAAACCAAGAGAGCCCTCAGTGAGAAAAGAcgaagggagcaggaggaggcagcgGCCCCTCGAGCACCACCCCAGGTGACTTCCAAGGCCAGTAACCCATTTGAGGATGAAGAAGACGACGAACCGGCCGTTCCTGAGGTAGAAGAGGAGAAGGTGGACCTCTCAATGGAATGGATCCAGGAGTTACCTGAAGACCTGGATGTCTGTATTGCCCAGAGGGACTTTGAAGGAGCCGTTGACCTGCTGGATAAATTAAACCATTACCTAGAGGATAAGCCCAGTCCACCTCCTGTTAAAGAGCTAAGGGCCAAAGTGGATGAGCGTGTCCGGCAGCTCACGGAGGTGCTGGTGTTTGAACTCTCCCCAGATCGTTCCCTGAGAGGTGGTCCGAAGGCTACGCGTAGAGCAGTTTCTCAACTGATCCGGCTGGGCCAGTGCACAAAGGCCTGTGAGCTGTTTTTGAGAAACAGGGCAGCGGCTGTGCACACTGCAATACGTCAGCTGCGCATCGAGGGTGCCACCTTACTCTACATTCATAAGCTGTGCCATGTCTTCTTTACCAGCCTTCTTGAAACCGCACGGGAATTTGAGACGGATTTTGCAGGCACAGACAGTGGCTGCTACTCTGCCTTTGTGGTCTGGGCGAGATCAGCCATGGGCATGTTTGTGGATGCCTTTAGCAAGCAGGTGTTTGATAGTAAGGAGAGCCTCTCTACCGCGGCCGAGTGTGTGAAAGTGGCGAAGGAGCACTGTCAGCAACTGGGGGACATTGGACTCGACCTCACCTTCATCATCCATGCCCTTCTGGTGAAGGACATCCAAGGGGCCTTGCACAGTTACAAAGAAATCATCATCGAAGCCACTAAACATCGCAACTCTGAGGAGATGTGGAGGAGGATGAACTTGATGACCCCAGAGGCCCTGGGCAAGCTCAAAGAGGAGATGAAGAGTTGTGGGGTCCGAAACTTTGAGCAGTACACCGGGGATGACTGCTGGGTGAACCTGAGTTACACCGTGGTTGCCTTCACCAAACAGACCATGGGCTTCTTGGAAGAAGCCCTGAAGCTCTATTTCCCAGAGCTGCACATGGTACTTTTGGAGAGCCTGGTGGAAATCATTTTGGTTGCCGTGCAGCATGTGGATTACAGCCTTCGGTGCGAGCAGGATCCGGAGAAAAAGGCTTTTATCAGACAGAATGCATCCTTTCTCTATGAGACCGTCCTCCCTGTGGTGGAGAAGAGGTTTGAAGAAGGCGTGGGGAAACCCGCCAAGCAACTCCAGGACCTGAGGAATGCATCCAGACTTATTCGTGTGAACCCTGAAAGTACAACGTCAGTGGTCTGA